One segment of Oscillatoria sp. FACHB-1406 DNA contains the following:
- a CDS encoding DUF4079 domain-containing protein gives MAYRDLILLLHPIIVIVVVYPLIGIVINRALQVRHRRLQVATEGKSKIQPVVGQEHVKVGGWLAISVFGITLLALANGIFGKIADNQVWSKMPFQVLLIVVLFGVTIAAFFFLHKARHNTWRAIFAILSGMGLVVLGCQDGVYRQTDRWYISHYYYGIVAALLMIISVAIVQTIYKDRSNRWRKVHIILNIAALLLFLGQGITGARSLLEISLNWQEPYVQQLYEQQCETKPCKVEALLTPSSH, from the coding sequence ATGGCATACAGAGATCTAATTTTACTACTGCATCCCATTATTGTGATTGTTGTTGTCTATCCGCTAATTGGTATCGTTATCAATCGCGCCTTGCAAGTGCGGCACCGTCGTCTACAAGTTGCGACTGAGGGAAAAAGTAAAATTCAGCCTGTAGTGGGTCAAGAACACGTTAAGGTTGGTGGATGGCTAGCAATTAGTGTGTTTGGTATAACGTTGTTAGCACTCGCTAATGGTATTTTTGGCAAAATTGCTGACAATCAAGTTTGGAGCAAAATGCCGTTCCAGGTGCTTTTGATTGTCGTGTTATTTGGAGTAACAATCGCTGCTTTCTTCTTTCTCCACAAAGCACGTCACAATACATGGAGAGCCATTTTTGCAATTTTATCTGGAATGGGACTGGTCGTTTTAGGCTGTCAGGATGGAGTCTATCGCCAAACAGATCGATGGTACATTTCACACTATTACTATGGCATCGTTGCAGCATTGCTGATGATAATTTCAGTGGCGATTGTGCAAACCATTTATAAAGATCGTAGCAATCGCTGGCGAAAGGTTCACATTATTCTCAACATTGCTGCACTATTGTTATTTTTGGGACAAGGCATTACGGGAGCCAGATCTTTATTAGAAATTTCGCTCAATTGGCAGGAACCTTATGTTCAGCAGCTTTATGAGCAACAGTGTGAAACAAAGCCCTGCAAAGTAGAAGCTCTTCTTACTCCAAGTTCCCATTAA
- a CDS encoding Uma2 family endonuclease, producing the protein MTVVTPITIPLKNIQLTPGSLISIRDVTWEQFEAILQERETEGIRTRIAYSQGTLEIMAPLPAHERPHRIIGDIVKVLLDVEERDWEDFGSSTFRKKALEAGLEPDTCFYIENAEKVRACQRIDLSVSPPPDLAIEADVTSKTTLEIYEALEVPEVWIYTEKKLSVKVLIEGKYVESSTSPTFPNLPIRELIPQLVARAFNEGSRKMLRELRMQMSS; encoded by the coding sequence ATGACTGTCGTAACACCCATCACCATTCCCCTCAAAAATATTCAACTCACTCCCGGCAGCTTAATCAGCATCCGTGATGTAACTTGGGAGCAATTTGAAGCGATTCTCCAAGAAAGAGAAACCGAAGGAATCAGAACCCGAATCGCTTACAGTCAAGGAACGTTAGAAATTATGGCTCCCCTCCCGGCTCACGAACGACCGCACCGAATCATCGGAGATATTGTCAAAGTCTTACTCGATGTTGAAGAACGAGATTGGGAAGACTTTGGTTCGAGTACATTTCGTAAAAAAGCCCTCGAAGCCGGACTCGAACCGGACACCTGTTTTTACATCGAAAATGCTGAAAAAGTGCGAGCTTGCCAAAGAATCGATCTGAGTGTCTCTCCCCCTCCCGATTTAGCAATTGAAGCCGATGTCACTTCCAAAACGACCCTGGAAATCTATGAAGCGTTAGAAGTTCCGGAAGTGTGGATTTACACGGAAAAAAAATTGAGCGTCAAGGTTCTCATTGAAGGGAAGTACGTTGAATCCTCAACCAGTCCGACCTTTCCCAACTTACCCATCCGGGAGTTAATTCCTCAGTTAGTCGCTCGTGCCTTCAACGAAGGAAGCCGTAAAATGCTCCGAGAACTTAGAATGCAAATGAGTTCTTAG